Genomic DNA from Candidozyma auris chromosome 1, complete sequence:
CCTTAGAAAAGCTAGCggatttcttcaatgctGGTAACTATTTTGCCATTATCACGAATGGCGAAGGCAGCTTGGTGTATGGTGTGGTCACCCCAGAGGATCTTATTAAGTACGAACACTCAAGGCCTCGTTTGTAGGCAAATTATGGTTTAAGCATGTTACTTACTAATAGGTTGGCGACTTGACTTTAATACTTGTTTTTCTCGTCACTTAAAATGGGTGATCTTAGCATAATCTTTCAATGCATAAATCTGAGTATAAGACAGGTTTCGCTGGTCAAAATTCAATTGTAATGATCTCATTGCTTTATAAATAAAGGTCGTTTTATCTTGAGTAGAATTCTCTGATGTTCAATGATGACCGCGACCCAAAGGTTTAGAAAGGAGTCGGGCCAAATGCCAGAAAGGACGCATCGAATGAGATTAATGggttttctttgctttcttggGTTTTCCGGTAGACCGCTTTACATTTGTTTTCGCCTTTTCGGCCAAGAGTCTCTCGACACTATCACCATGTTTGGCCCTACCTTCTTTGTAAGCGTACTCTACGCCGATTTTGTTGTTCATGAGAATGGCGCCATTCATTCTTTCGATGGCTTCGTCGCTGGACTCGAACGAATCATATTCCACAAAGCCGTGGCCCTTGGAGTagccttcttcatctctgACAATTTGCGGCGTTTCTATAAGGTTgccaaacttcttgaacGTCTCCTTTAGATACTTTTCGTCGACAATCGGATTGAGATTCTTTATAAAGAGTCTTGCGCCTATGCTGATGCCAACGTCATCTCCAGCGCCTGCACTAGAGGGAGCGTTGGTATTAGACTGGTGAtctgtcttcttcatcttgagGGTTCTCCCATATAGCCTTATACCTCTGAGAATCTCTAGAGCGTAGTCAGCATCTTGAACACCTCGAAACTCAACAAATCCGTAACCCTGATGTTTTCGCAGAATACGATCCTTTGGTAGGTTAAGCAGTCTCACGGGACCAAGCTGGATGAAGAGCTCATACAAAAGCGTTTCATCGACAAGTGAGTCTAAATTTCCAATATAGAGAGAGGCTTGAAAGTTTCTCTCGGAATCCAGTGGTTTCTTGAACACATTCATAATTTGGATATGTGCTATTGAAGTACTATACAATGCTCATCGGGACTACAATAATAGTTATGCGCGCTCTATGGCACCGCGCTAAGGAATGTCTATAAGATGCTAATGCAATCGTGATCAAGCGGAGAATccttcctcctcatcatcgtaAGTTTCAGGTGCAGTGTTGGCTATCCCGGGCTCAGTTTGATTTCCTTGGGATTCTTGTGATACATTATGTTCATTCTTCGTGGAGACCTCTTCAGGGGCACTCTCTGAATCGTCTGAGGATTCAGAATCAGAATCGCTAGTGGAATCAGAGTCCAGACTGCTAGTGGGGTCGGTGGAACTTGCGTTGTCTTCACCCAGATCACTCTCTGGCCCGTAGGCTTCTTTCTCACTTTGTGTGTATTCTTCCCAAATTTCCGGCTCTGACATAACGTAGATCTTGGGAAATTCAAGAACCGCTTTGTTGGCAAGCGCCTTACATAATGTGTCGTCACTGTTCAAAGAGATGATTGAACGCTTGCCATATGCCAAGACGTTTTCTAGACCAAATCGAAGTGAGTTTGGCGAGATATTTTCAGGTTCAACTTCCAAGCTTTTTGCTAGTTGTGATAGAGAGAGCGCCTCCTTCAAAGTAAGCTCCTCCTTAAGACGGTACGAGATGAAGCCTGATAGAGGTGTTCCTTTTGATCCTACAGGGACCCACTCGACCGTCCAGGCATATGTTCCCGCCTTCTTATCATACCCTGATTTGTTCTGCGTAGC
This window encodes:
- a CDS encoding U2 snRNP complex subunit HSH49 — protein: MNVFKKPSDSERNFQASLYIGNLDSLVDETLLYELFIQLGPVRSLNLPKDRISRKHQGYGFVEFRGVQDADYALEILRGIRLYGRTLKMKKTDHQSNTNAPSSAGAGDDVGISIGARLFIKNLNPIVDEKYLKETFKKFGNLIETPQIVRDEEGYSKGHGFVEYDSFESSDEAIERMNGAILMNNKIGVEYAYKEGRAKHGDSVERLLAEKAKTNVKRSTGKPKKAKKTH